Genomic DNA from Rhizophagus irregularis chromosome 1, complete sequence:
CGGGAGTAACTATGACTCTCTTAAGGTAGCCAAATGCCTCGTCATCTAATTAGTGACGCGCATGAATGGATTAACGAGATTCCCACTGTCCCTATCTACTATCTAGCGAAACCACAGCCAAGGGAACGGGCTTGGCAAAATCAGCGGGGAAAGAAGACCCTGTTGAGCTTGACTCTAGTTTGACATTGTGAAAAGACATAGAGGGTGTAGGATAAGTGGGAGTGTTTAGGCACGACAGTGAAATACCACTACCTTTATCgtttttttacttattcaaTTAAGTGGAGCTGGGCTTATGCCCAACTTTCGGAATTAAGTCATCGTTAGGTGATGATCCATGTTGAAGACATTGTCAGGTGGGGAGTTTGGCTGGGGCGGCACATCTGTTAAATGATAACACAGGTGTCCTAAGGGTAGCTCATTGAGAACAGAAATCTCATGTAGAATAAAAGGGTAAAAGCTACcttgattttgattttcagTGTGAATACAAACCATGAAAGTGTGGCCTATCGATCCTTTAGTTCCTCGAAATTTGAGGTTAGAGGTGCCAGAAAAGTTACCACAGGGATAACTGGCTTGTGGCAGCCAAGCGTTCATAGCGACGTTGCTTTTTGATCCTTCGATGTCGGCTCTTCCTATCATACTGAAGCAGAATTCAGTAAGCGTTGGATTGTTCACCCACTAATAGGGAACGTGAGCTGGGTTTAGACCGTCGTGAGACAGGTTAGTTTTACCCTACTGATGAAGTGTTGTTGCAATAGTAATTCAACTTAGTACGAGAGGAACCGTTGATTCGGATATTTGGTTCATGCACCTATCCGACAGGATAATGGTGCGAAGCTACCATCCGCTGGATTATGGCTGAACGCCTCTAAGTCAGAATCCATGCTAGAACGTGACGATTTTTACCTGACCCATTATTTAGTTGTATAAAAATAGAGCTTTTGCTCCTAAATCATATACTTGGGGTTTGGTGGTTGGACGGAAGGGTCTTTCTATTTGCCTCTGGATCGTAATTTCAAATATTGGGTTAGATAAATCTTTTGCAGACGACTTAAATATAGGACTGGGTATTGTAAGCAGTAGAGTAGCCTTAGTGCTACGATCTGCTGAGATTAAGCCCGTGTTCTGAGATTTGTTTTTTTCCTATTCGCATGATTGGCAGgtttagaaaaataaagattacaaaaaaatatttgcacGATTGGCAGGTTTAGGgaaataaatgtatatatttttgcatGTATTTGAGTGATGGTTTCGTTATATAAAGGCCTAGATAGTGACTAACAATActttgcttaattttttatataaataaagtcgGTTTGTATAAATGCTTACTATCAATTCTTCACGGTTACACCTATGATGCgatcacaaataaaattttccatctCTTGTCCTCACACACGCTAGTTTGATATAACTCGAAAATGTCTATCACTTTATTCTGTCTCATCAAGTAGGGACGAACTCTAGCAATGTAAAGTGGAAATCTCTGGCAATCATGATCCCTTAAGCAATCTCTCACTTCAGGACAACGATGTATTAGCAATAAATGAAGTTGGAGACTACTAGCCCGAGAAACCGCATATCCATGTCTTAGTCGAACCTATGTCAACCACCATGCCGTGAACAGGAATCACGTTCATTGAACCATGTGACGCCAGCACTCGAAAACGAAACTTCATAAGCAATGGGATAGACTGATGATATTCACATCGAAACGATCAAGCAAGACCTCTGCAAGATGTCCGGCTATTCATATCGAAGAATAACTTGATCGATCATAGTATTTTTATACACACGTCTCTATGACCACGATGATGTCATCCGAGCTTGAAATATTGAGACAACGCACCACTGAACTTGAGGCTGAGAACGCGAATTCCAGGCGTGATGCTAGAGTCGAGGAGCtagagcaaaaaaaaatacagagCTTGAGGCCAGACTCGCGATAGTGGAACAGAGTTCTTTGGGAGTGGATGGACAACAGGATGACAAGGAAGCGATACTAGAGGTGTTACCAGAGGTAGTGGTATCAGCTTCCGATTCTCAAGTAGTTCAACTTTGGTGACAGGAGGACACTTGATGGCAAATCTTTTCTTTCTGCCTCTGGGCTGTTTCGTGTTGAAGCTTCTCCTATCGCTTCCACTGCCTGATCTCATCGCCAAACCTTTTCTTATGTGCCGCGTCAGTCTTTCTATCCTCTTCGCAAAATGAAGGGTTTGCAGGTACTGCAGGTAGTGTAGGTATTGTAAACTCTGGTACCGCATCATTTGCTTCACAATCAGGCTTTACGATACTCGAGAATAATGTGGACTGTCAGAGTGTTTCAATTTGTCACGATCAGACTATGTAAATACACAAGGTCGAGTTGGAGCAGGATGACGAAATTGATGTGGTTGACACGAGTCAAATTACAGAACAAGGTCTAATTCAAGAATTGAATGCAAAGTATCTTGTCAATCCTCAGGTGATGTAATTGATAAACCACATTGTATTCAGGATATGAAAAACTTAATTCCAGCAGAAAGTTTATCATATTTGTTTGACAAAGCGATTAAAAAGGGCAAGAAGAAAGTCTTTCTTGTAGCTGATGGTAGGATCAAAAATAAAACAGCAAGGTCAATGAAATGAAACTTTTTCTACCTCGCATCACAGATGCAAATTTACGTAAAAAAACTCAGAGAGCCCagaaaattcttaaattatttggGGACATTGCTAAATCACATATATGCTAGTAGTATTTCGGgattaaccaatcaaaatataatagatcATGTGACTTCAAAACCCGTGACAAATTTGTCCCGATAATCCATATATCTCCGAAGATTAAAAGTAAATACTCTGGCCAAATCATTAACTTCTGGCCCAAATGCATCGGAGGTACAAGCGAATCTCTGAGGTAAGCATATGATTATTATCTGTTAGGTTGACATATTGTAACAaacatttttgtttaaataaaagtgTTTCGGTATACAAATTTCTACAATAAAACATTTGTCATTATCctgattaaaagaaataaacttAATTGGAATGGggctatattttaattttggcgtTGGATCAAAACTCAAAAGAATTATCATATGCAAGTTCCattatgttatattttatgaagcgaaatttgaaaaaaaaaaattcagttgtCGATCATAGAAATTCCATGGAATTATGGAAAATGGGAAAGTAGAAACACGTGATATATAACCACTATTTTAATAACGGTTAgtagattaataaattttatcgaTTATAAATGTAATCTATTCATAATGCACTCATTATTAGACTGTGAATGCTGCCGAGGCTCTTAAAAACGATGATGTTCCAAATGTCACGTTCATATTGATTTCAAAAGTAAgatttaatgtttattatcaCGTAATGGTccacatttatttaatttgtcaACCTTAAAAGAAAggtaattataagaaaaaaaataactttcatgatatacaatataaattataaataatacaaaagtaaaacaaaaaattatagtaaaattattcaattattattaattttatgtagaTTAAAACTATTGCTAATTTCCTTCAATGATAGTACTTCCAATCTCTTCATCTTGTAGCTTAATAATGAACTCTTTACCATCTAGTCcatcacaaaaaaattcttcaaaaattgCTGGATCCGGTGCTGTCGCCCCATTAGAGATTTTTAGGTTTTTTCTCATGGTATCCGAAACATCCTTACCGccaattatgaaaaaataatcttcTGGATCCGTTGAATCAAATCCttcaaaaaattgtaatattgcTTCGCAGGCCTGTCTGGGAACTCGAACGAATAAGACCTCTCCTACAGCTTTATTAGCATCAGTGAAATTTGCGCGAGCGACAGTTTCTTCCTGTCGAACCTGAAGGTTAGGGGAAAAAGTGGATGGAAGTGAAGCAACAAGAGCAACAAAGAAGAGAAGAGCCAAAAAGGCAAATGTAGAAGTCTTTTGAGTAAACataatgtatttaattatagattgtttttaatttctataagcttttgtgaaaaatttttttagataatattttttttttcttagcgTTGAAAGGAAAATTCCATCCTTTTTAAACTGCACCTTTACGtctgataaaataattctgCATTATAGAAGCACTACTCGACGAAGCAAAGACAATTTAATGGTtctcaaataaattaaattacctttttaaataaattctttattcagGAGTACAATTACCCCATAAGATATGCACTATTACggattatttaacaaaaaactttttttccgTAGTCACAATTGGCGCATACTTGCatgtaaatcattatttaattgaacGGTTTACATGCAGaacaaatatatttgatatattgtCCTGAATGCATGGTCAAcagaaacaataaaaatacgTTTTAAAACCAATAATGAAgcaaaaacaatttaaattaacaattttctttttagtgCATCAAGATTTGAAGTGATGCACTATTAcagatttttgattttttgtggaacattgattttttttctgaaagtTTTCATGCAGAAAAAAATGCATCAATTATAAAGGAAATTCCTTATAAggcaaattttaataaaataaaaaaaaatcgatcaaCAAATTTGTGTTATTTGATTTATCTAGTGAAGCACTTTGGGGATTATTGACAATTTCAAATTAAGAGGTGCA
This window encodes:
- a CDS encoding uncharacterized protein (SECRETED:cutsite_VAS-LP; SECRETED:prob_0.5573); SECRETED:SignalP(1-23), which encodes MFTQKTSTFAFLALLFFVALVASLPSTFSPNLQVRQEETVARANFTDANKAVGEVLFVRVPRQACEAILQFFEGFDSTDPEDYFFIIGGKDVSDTMRKNLKISNGATAPDPAIFEEFFCDGLDGKEFIIKLQDEEIGSTIIEGN